The Streptomyces sp. V4I8 genome includes the window CCAGGGCGCGCAGCCGACTCGCCGCCCGCGGCCGAACGGGAGGCCGGTCGGACAGGGGCAGCCGTATGTGCGGTGCCGTGGCCTGGTCAGCCGCGCTCATCCTGGGGCCCTTCTCGTGGAGTCGTAGGACAACCGAACCTACGTACCTCCGACGGGTGAAAGGTGAGTGACGGTTGACGCATGGGGAGCTCACAGATGTCACTCGGATGAACAGCCACCGCTACCTCTTCACCGCCGCGTGTTTCAGTGCCCGCGCCCGGCGTGCCAGCCGGCGCACGGTCGCGTTGCGCGGGATGAAGGAGAGCTGGGCCGGCACGGCGCCGGGCAGGGCCAGCGCGGTCAGGCGCTTGCGCTTGAAGTAGCGCCAGGTGTGCGGGTTCAGCTGCTTGGAGAGGTAGGCCTCGGCCGCGCCGCGCAGCCCCGGGTAGATCTTCGGCTGCATCGCGAAGCCGACCGCCTTGAGCAGCGCGGACAGTTCGTCCACCCGCTCTCTCGGTGGCATCGTCCACTCGTGCACCGTCGCGGCGTCCGTGATGTCCGGCAGCAGTGCGTCGACGAGGGTCAGGGGCACGCGGTTGCTGTTCTGGTAGGGCGCGAGCCGGGCCAGCACGGTGTCGGTGCCGACCCGCGCGACCGGGACGCCGTACAGATGGGCGGCGGTGAGCAGCGCGGTGGAGAAGCAGCCGACGACCAGGGCGGGCTTCAGCCGCTGGAAGGCCACCTCGGCGAGGACGGGCCGGTCGAGGAGGGTGAGTTCGGCGCCCAGCTTCGTCGCCTCGTCCTCCAGCAGCCTCGACCAGCGGGCCGGTGCGACGGGGTGCGGCTTGAACACGAGTTCGCGGTGGCCGAGTGCGACGGCGCCGCGCACCATCTGCCGGTGCAGGTCCTCCTCCTCGGCGTCGGTGAGGATGCCGAGCGCGGAGAGGTACTGGCCGAGCAGCAGGGCGGGTTTGCGGTCCGCGGCGGAAAAGGCGTCAGCCAGGTCGCCCTGGTCCTCGGCGAGTTCGCCGAGCACCTTCAGGAACGCCTCGGACGGCACCAGTTCGGCCGGCACGCCGAACTCGGTGAGCAGCAGCGGGGTGAGGCCCGGGACGAGATCGAGGTGCAGCAGCCGGCCGATGCGGGTGCCGACCAGCGGGTCGATCTTGTCGCGCGTGGGGCCGTAGCTTGTGAGGCCGTCGGCGTAGACGTCGACGGGAGCGCCGGTGAACAGCTGGCACAGCGCGAGGGCCGGATTGACCTGGACCGACTCGACGGCCAGCCGCACCTCGTCGTCGCCGAGGTTCCACAGCAGCCGTACGTACCGCTCCCACATGGGGATGTCGTCGGCGCGCGGTGACCAACCGCTCGGATGGAACGGGGAGATGGTCGCGTTCCAGGACCGGACCTCGTCGAAGCGCCCGCTGATCGGGGTGAAGCCCGGCATCGCGTCGACGGACGGGGTGATCTCGGGGTTGGTCGCGTTGTTGGTGACCAGCAGCAGTCGCCGGTCGGCCGGTTCGAAGAGCCCGGCGTCCAGGGCGGCCGCCAGGGTCGCGGCGCCGTACAGCGTCGAGGCGCAGAAGATCTGGGTGGTGCGCGGCATCAGGCGGCCACCGTCCGGGCCCCGAGCGACCGGCGGCGCACCCGCCGCAACCGGGCGGCGCGCTGCGCGTCCATCGAGTCCACGACCTCCGCGAGCACGTCCTGCGGCATTCTTTTCAGGGCGGCGGCGCTCATCGAACGCAGTTTTCGAGCCACGGCGGGTTCGAACCTCTCGATTTGTCCGAGATGATGAGCCATGATCGCGCAGTAAGTGCGCACGGCTTTCGGAAGCAGTTTATCGGCGTCGGGGTCGGCCGCGGTTTCGTCGATCACCTGGTCGAACGCACGAATGAAATCCAGTTGCCGGACATCACCGATCTGGGTGAGCGAGGACGCCACTCCGCGCCGGTAGTAGACGCCGAGCAGCCCCACCGCGGCGAAGGACTCTGCCTCCCGGTGCAGCTTCCAGATCCACGGCCGGTCCTCGGCGGTGCGCAGTCCGTGGGTGAAGTGCAGCGCCCCGCGGTCGACCAGCCGGCGGTGGTAGATGCCCGCCCACGCGTAGGCGTAGTCCACGGACGTCGACCGGTCGGCGGGCAGGATCGCCTCGCGCGGGTTCATCACCGTCCAGCGCCGGCCGTGCGGCACCCGGTGGACGCTGCGCGCCCGCCCGGTGCACTGCACATGGTCGGTGCGTACGAAGTCGCAGCCCAACTTCTCGATGGCCGCGAGCAGTTGCGGGAAGTAGCCGGGGGCGAGCCAGTCGTCGCCGTCGAGGAACGTCAGATACTCGCCGCGCGCCTTGTCGATGCCCGTGTTCCGCGCGGTGGCCAGTCCTCCGTTCTGCTCGTGTCGGACGACCACCGCGCCCGGCAGCTCACGCTCGGCGCGCGCGAGAAGGTCCGGTGTCCCGTCGGTCGAGCAGTCGTCGACGAGGATGAACTCGAAGTCCTCGCGTGTGTTCGCACGCAGGCTCTTCAGGGTGTCTGGCGCGTATTGCTGCACGTTGTAGAACGGCACGATGACGGAGAGCTTGACCACGCGAAGGACGTTAGGGGGCGGTCCGTCACCCGTCTTTACCCGGAGCTTGATGCAAGGTGAACGACGCGTGGCGATGCCATGAACCAGGATTTTTTTGCACCGCTCCGGAGGCCGATTCGCCGTTCGTCGATGTGCTGTTAACCGTTTGTTGCATTCGGGTTGGGCGGAACCTCGGAATCTCTTCCTAGCGTCTTCGACGTGCCAGTAAGTGCGACGAAGACCAGGCGAGTGGCCGTACTCGCGGATTCCGATACCCGGTGGAAATGGGGCGCGCTCACCGCGAACCGTATCGCGCCGGAGAATTCGGACATCCGTCTGGACGGATATCTCCTGCGCGGCCGGGCCACGCCCACGCCCCGCCAGCTCCAGGAAGTCGGCGTTCACGCCGACTCCCTGCGTGAGGTGACCGCGGTCGAGTTCCTGCGCGCCATGGCGCAGGAGTCGTACGACGTCCTGGTCCTCGCCCTCGTGGGCGGCGGTGTGCAGGCCGTGCTGCACGGCCTCAAGCGGGTCTGGGAGGGGCAGGCGCAGCGCCCCGTGGTCGTCACCGGCTATGTCGGCGTCGTCTACGAGAAGCTCGCCGACGGCCTGCTGCTGCGGCACGGCGCGGACCTCGTCCTCGCCAACTCCCGCCAGGACGCCGAGCGGTTCCGCGCGGTGTACGAGGGGGTCGGCGCCGACGCCTCGGCGGTGACCGAGGTGGCGCTGCCGTTCCTCGGCGGAGAGCCCTACGCCGGCGAACACGACCCGTACACGGTCGTCTTCGCGGCGCAGCCCTCCGTGCCGGACAGCCGCAACGACCGTACGTACCTGCTGAACCGCCTGATCCAGCACGCCCGCAAGCACCCCGAGCGCGAGGTACTGCTCAAGCTGCGCTCCAAGCCGGGCGAACACACTACTCACATCGAGGAGTTGCCGTACCAGAAGCTGGTGCAGGGGCTCGAACCGCCGGCCAACTTCCGTCTCGTGTACGGGAACATGGGCGAGGTCCTCGACCGCACCGACCTGCTGGTCACGATCAGCTCCACGGCGGCGCTGGAGTCGCTGCACCGCCGTATCCCCACCGTCGTCCTCACCGACCTCGGTGTGCGCGAGGCGCTCGGCAACCACCACTTCATCGGCTCGGGCTGCCTGGCCTCCTGGGACCAGCTGGACGACGGACACCGGCCGGCGCCCGACGAGGAGTGGGTGTCCCGGCAGGGCGTCTGCGCCGACGGCTCGTACGCCACCGCCTTCGACGCGGCCCGCGAGCGCATCGCCAAGCTGCTCGACCGGCCGGGCGGACTGCCCGCCCTCACCCCGTACTACACGCCGGCCACCGCGCCCGGCTATCTGCCCGGCATCCTCGCCCGCCACCACCTCGGCCCCGACGGCAGCCCGCTGCCCGGCGCCCCCGCCCACGACAAGGAGCCCGGCCCGGTCCGCCAGATAGTGCGCCGGGCGGCGCGCGGTGCCTACCGGCACGGCGTGCAGCGAGTGGCGCCGGTCATCCGGCGGATGGGCGAGCTGTGAGCCGCCAGACCTCACGTCAAGGAGCAGAACCCATGTCCCACCCGGAAGCAGGTCAAGGCACTTCGGTGCCGCGCGTGCTCGCCGTGATCCCCGCGCGCGGCGGCTCCAAGGGCGTGCCCGCCAAGAACCTCATGCCCGTCGGCGGCGTGCCGCTGGTGGCGCGCGCCGTGCGTGAGTGCCGGGCTTCGAGACTCGTCACGGACGTCGTCGTCTCCACCGACGACCAGGGCATCGCGGCCGCCGCCCGCCAGGCCGGCGCCGAGGTCGTGCTGCGCCCCGCCGCCATCGCCGGTGACACCGCGACCTCCGAGGCGGCCGTGCTGCACGCCATGGACGCGCACGAGGCGCTGCACGGCTCCCCGGTGGACGTGGTCCTGCTCGTGCAGTGCACCAGCCCCTTCATCGTCCGCGAGGACATCGACGGCGTGGTCAAGGCGATCCTCGCCAACGGCGCCGACACCTCCCTGACCGTCGCGCCCTTCCACGGCTTCGTGTGGCGCCACGGCGACGACGAGCCGGCCGCCCTGCGCGCCGAACGCGAGGCCGTCGAGGGCGGCACCGACACCGTCGCCACCCGCACCACCACCTCCGGCGGCGGCTACGGCGTCAACCACGACAAGTCCTTCCGCCCGCGCCGCCAGGACCGCCCCCAGGACTTCCTGGAGACCGGCGCCGCCTACGCGATGGACGCGCGCGGCTTCCGCGAGCACAAGCACCGCTTCTTCGGCCGCACCGAGCTCGTGCGCACCGACCCCGCCCGGGTCCTGGAGATCGACGATCCCCACGACCTGTCCCGCGCCCGCGCGCTGGCTCCGCTGTTCGACGCGGACCGGCCCGGCGCCCTCCCGACCGCCGACGAGATCGACGCGGTCGTACTGGACTTCGACGGCACCCAGACCGACGACCGGGTGCTGATCGATGCCGATGGAAAGGAGTTCGTCTCCGTGCACCGCGGAGACGGCCTCGGCATCGCCGCCCTGCGCAACAGCGGGCTGAAGATGCTGATCCTGTCCACGGAGCAGAACCCGGTCGTCGCCGCCCGCGCACGGAAGCTGCAGATTCCCGTGCTGCACGGCATCGACCGGAAGGACCTCGCGCTGAAGCAGTGGTGCGAGGAGCAGGGCATCGCGCCTGAGCGCGTGCTCTACGTCGGCAACGACGTCAACGACCTCCCGTGCTTCGCCCTCGTGGGCTGGCCCGTGGCGGTCGGCAGCGCCCACGACGTCGTGCGCGGCGCCGCACGCGCGGTCACCGCCCTCCCCGGTGGCGACGGCGCAATCCGAGAGATCGCCAGCTGGATCCTCGGCCCCTCTCTCGACTCCCTCACCAAGTAAGGACATCTCTGCCATGAGCACCAACTCCCGCCTCCGCTCCTTCGGTTCGCGCGAAGTCGGCCCGGGCAAGCCCGTCTACATCTGCGGCGAGATCGGCATCAACCACAACGGTGAGCTGGAGAACGCCTTCAAGCTCATCGATGTGGCCGCCGAGGCCGGCTGTGACGCCGTGAAGTTCCAGAAGCGCACCCCGGAGATCTGCACCCCGCGCGACCAGTGGGACATCGAGCGCGACACCCCCTGGGGCCGGATGACCTACATCGACTACCGCCACCGCGTGGAGTTCGGTGAGGACGAGTACGGCCAGATCGACGAGTACTGCAAGAGCAAGAACATCGACTGGTTCGCCTCCCCGTGGGACACCGAGGCCGTCGCCTTCCTGGAGAAGTTCGACGTCCCGGCCCACAAGGTCGCCTCTGCCTCCCTGACCGACGACGAGCTGCTGCAGGCCCTGCGCGGCACCGGCCGCGCGGTCATCCTCTCCACCGGCATGTCGACGCCGAAGCAGATCCGCCACGCCGTCGAGGTCCTCGGCTCCGACAACATCGTCATGTGCCACGCCACCTCCACCTACCCGGCCAAGGCCGAGGAGCTCAACCTCCGCGCGATCAACACCCTGGAGAAGGAGTTCCCGAACGTCCCGATCGGATACTCCGGCCACGAGACGGGCCTGCAGACCACGCTGGCCGCGGTCGCCCTCGGCGCCGTCTTCGTCGAGCGTCACATCACCCTGGACCGCGCGATGTGGGGCTCCGACCAGGCCGCCTCGGTCGAGCCGCAGGGCCTCACCCGCCTGGTCCGCGACATCCGCACCATCGAGGCCTCCCTCGGTGACGGCGTCAAGAAGGTCTACGACTCCGAGCTCGGCCCGATGAAGAAGCTGCGCCGCGTCGCCGGTGTGGTCGCCGAGGCGGAGATCGCCGCCGCGGCGGGCGAGCCGGTCCAGGTCTGAGCCTGAAGACACCGAGTCCGAGTGCGCCGATCCCGAGTGCCCCGAGCAGGAGCGCTCGGGCTCGGCGCCCTTCGGGCTCGTGGCAGCACCAGGGCCTGTCCGGAACACGAGCTGAATACGAGCGCCGCATGAGCGCCTTACGACGGGACGGTCGTACGCCGATGAGCCACCGCGCCGGGAACACCGGCCCTCACACTCTCGCCTTCGTCGAGAGCCCGGTACAGCTCCTGAACGTGCTGGAGTGGGCGCACGCCCGCGAGGATGCCCTCGGCGCGGGGCTCACCCTCGTCGTCCTGTCCCCGATCGACCCCATGACCCGCGGCCAGCTGCGGCGGATGGCCGAGCTTGCGCGG containing:
- a CDS encoding polysialyltransferase family glycosyltransferase, translated to MPRTTQIFCASTLYGAATLAAALDAGLFEPADRRLLLVTNNATNPEITPSVDAMPGFTPISGRFDEVRSWNATISPFHPSGWSPRADDIPMWERYVRLLWNLGDDEVRLAVESVQVNPALALCQLFTGAPVDVYADGLTSYGPTRDKIDPLVGTRIGRLLHLDLVPGLTPLLLTEFGVPAELVPSEAFLKVLGELAEDQGDLADAFSAADRKPALLLGQYLSALGILTDAEEEDLHRQMVRGAVALGHRELVFKPHPVAPARWSRLLEDEATKLGAELTLLDRPVLAEVAFQRLKPALVVGCFSTALLTAAHLYGVPVARVGTDTVLARLAPYQNSNRVPLTLVDALLPDITDAATVHEWTMPPRERVDELSALLKAVGFAMQPKIYPGLRGAAEAYLSKQLNPHTWRYFKRKRLTALALPGAVPAQLSFIPRNATVRRLARRARALKHAAVKR
- a CDS encoding glycosyltransferase family 2 protein; this encodes MVKLSVIVPFYNVQQYAPDTLKSLRANTREDFEFILVDDCSTDGTPDLLARAERELPGAVVVRHEQNGGLATARNTGIDKARGEYLTFLDGDDWLAPGYFPQLLAAIEKLGCDFVRTDHVQCTGRARSVHRVPHGRRWTVMNPREAILPADRSTSVDYAYAWAGIYHRRLVDRGALHFTHGLRTAEDRPWIWKLHREAESFAAVGLLGVYYRRGVASSLTQIGDVRQLDFIRAFDQVIDETAADPDADKLLPKAVRTYCAIMAHHLGQIERFEPAVARKLRSMSAAALKRMPQDVLAEVVDSMDAQRAARLRRVRRRSLGARTVAA
- a CDS encoding DUF6716 putative glycosyltransferase; amino-acid sequence: MPVSATKTRRVAVLADSDTRWKWGALTANRIAPENSDIRLDGYLLRGRATPTPRQLQEVGVHADSLREVTAVEFLRAMAQESYDVLVLALVGGGVQAVLHGLKRVWEGQAQRPVVVTGYVGVVYEKLADGLLLRHGADLVLANSRQDAERFRAVYEGVGADASAVTEVALPFLGGEPYAGEHDPYTVVFAAQPSVPDSRNDRTYLLNRLIQHARKHPEREVLLKLRSKPGEHTTHIEELPYQKLVQGLEPPANFRLVYGNMGEVLDRTDLLVTISSTAALESLHRRIPTVVLTDLGVREALGNHHFIGSGCLASWDQLDDGHRPAPDEEWVSRQGVCADGSYATAFDAARERIAKLLDRPGGLPALTPYYTPATAPGYLPGILARHHLGPDGSPLPGAPAHDKEPGPVRQIVRRAARGAYRHGVQRVAPVIRRMGEL
- a CDS encoding N-acetylneuraminate synthase family protein gives rise to the protein MSTNSRLRSFGSREVGPGKPVYICGEIGINHNGELENAFKLIDVAAEAGCDAVKFQKRTPEICTPRDQWDIERDTPWGRMTYIDYRHRVEFGEDEYGQIDEYCKSKNIDWFASPWDTEAVAFLEKFDVPAHKVASASLTDDELLQALRGTGRAVILSTGMSTPKQIRHAVEVLGSDNIVMCHATSTYPAKAEELNLRAINTLEKEFPNVPIGYSGHETGLQTTLAAVALGAVFVERHITLDRAMWGSDQAASVEPQGLTRLVRDIRTIEASLGDGVKKVYDSELGPMKKLRRVAGVVAEAEIAAAAGEPVQV
- a CDS encoding cytidylyltransferase domain-containing protein, yielding MSHPEAGQGTSVPRVLAVIPARGGSKGVPAKNLMPVGGVPLVARAVRECRASRLVTDVVVSTDDQGIAAAARQAGAEVVLRPAAIAGDTATSEAAVLHAMDAHEALHGSPVDVVLLVQCTSPFIVREDIDGVVKAILANGADTSLTVAPFHGFVWRHGDDEPAALRAEREAVEGGTDTVATRTTTSGGGYGVNHDKSFRPRRQDRPQDFLETGAAYAMDARGFREHKHRFFGRTELVRTDPARVLEIDDPHDLSRARALAPLFDADRPGALPTADEIDAVVLDFDGTQTDDRVLIDADGKEFVSVHRGDGLGIAALRNSGLKMLILSTEQNPVVAARARKLQIPVLHGIDRKDLALKQWCEEQGIAPERVLYVGNDVNDLPCFALVGWPVAVGSAHDVVRGAARAVTALPGGDGAIREIASWILGPSLDSLTK